The following is a genomic window from Colletotrichum lupini chromosome 5, complete sequence.
CGAGCCTTACTTGTCTTGAAACAGGATCATCGCTGAACGGTGTTCTAGCCGGCCTGCAACTGCAACTGAATCTGATCGACGGCCAGTCCAGCACTTCCAGCTCGGTCTCATTATCCCATCTAAACGCAGGCAGGGAGTGTGTACCTTAGCTTGCCTCGCCTCGCCTCAAGTCAGGAACATCGGCACAACCAAGACTTTGCTTCTCTCGTTCATCAACCACCGGGACCCAAGCTTTCCTTCCTGGGGCCCCGAGCATCCAGTCAGCAAAGAGCAAACGTCTGCCTTGGGACCAACACCCCTGGCAAGACTCCAGAGGCGTGCAGGAGCATCTGAGAAACGGCAGCAAAGCCAAGTCGTAGCAGCAATagcagcagcggcggcggcaccaccaccacaaccACAACCACCAGCCAACGTCGagctctcctcctcctcattcTCATCCTTCTTCCAGTCCCCGGCCCCAGCTCCTAGTATAGCCCCATTCCATGGTAGACTCCTAGTCCCAGTCCCAGTCCGTCTGCCCCATGCCAAGCTCTTCGGCTTGCCCCTCTGCCCCCTTCTGGCTCTTGTCAAGCAACTCGGTGGAACGCAGCGTCTGTGGTGGAACAATTCGTCTTCCCCAACTTCCATCAATCTTTCCGTCTCCTCCACCAACGACAAGCGGCGGATTGTCGATTGCGATTCAACTTCGCCGGCTTTGCCGTTCAAAGTCCACAACGAGTCTATTCACACTCTAGACCCCGTCATCCCAGCAATATCGCTCCTACCAATTGTCCCGGTCTGGTCAGGGATCTCCAACCTCTTGGTCTAGCCCAAACTTCCATACCATACCGTAAGGAACTCATACGGATGAAGGAGAACCTTGTTCATTTGTTCCTCTCACAACGTTGTTCTGCTCCGAAAGCTaccgcgccgccgcctcgGCGCTTCCCTGTCGGCGAAATAATCCCTTCTCCACGCCAGACTACGGACCACCTTGCGGCCCTGTCCTTCCCGTGCCATCGGCCGGTTCGTCTCAAGTTCTCAACTCCTCTTATTGCAACAACATCCACACAGACGCCATCTTACCCGGTCAGGACAGCTTTCACGCCGCCCATCTGAATTGAGCTTCTCTCTCGTGTTTTCTTGGCTGCGTGGTCACAAAACTTCCCCACGGTCCGACTCGCGCGCCACATGCGACTGGCCCTGCAACACCATCACCAGAGCTTCAATCGAGATTTCTGCCGCCTGCGGTTGGCACGCATCCCAAGCCCGCCTGCGCTTCAAGTAGACGAACCAGCCCACCCTTAGAATCGCGAGCTTTCAGTTCTGCATTAGGATACACCTAAAGCAACTCGCGAATTGGTGGAAGAAACTACCTGACCCTAGCAAACCGGTCCATAGGGCTCTCTtctcgtcgtcatcgtctaGTTGTAATCGCACGCGGACGGGGCTTCTCTTACTCTTATCAATCGCAACCTGCGGAGCGCATATCACGCCCCCGATTTCAAGGGCACGTCGTATGCACCAGCCTCACGACGACCCCCACCGGCTTGCTCTTCCCGGCCGCATATCTCTCTAACACCATCAGATCACCTGACGCACCTCGGCCCTGTCCTGTCTTCTCTATCACAGCACACCTTTCATCCCCCGCTGTGGCCCCCTCGAGTCTGCTTCCATTCGTCCCTCGAACTGTCATAATCTTACTTGGATCATCACTTCGTCTTGTCATGGGATTTTGGCTTGACATATCCGACCTCACTAACCACCGCCACCATACTTCCTTACGGTCAACCCAGTCGTTctgaaggaggagaaggggAGGGAGCGGCTTATCGTGGCTTTGTTTCGTATTCCCCACCTCAGTACACTGTCCCGGGAGTGACAGCTCGTTTCTCGCAGCTCGAAATTCCAGGCTCCTCAAGCGCTGCCATGGCATCAGTACATCAACTCGGCGTTGGTCCAACACCGGCACGCCCTCGAAGCATGGTTGGGTCGGGTAACCAAGACGTCGAGATGGATGTTGACCGCAACGCCAGCCCTGCTATCACCATGGGCACGAGGTTCGGGAGTGCTCCTCAAAGAGGAGACACAAGGATCGTCGTCATCTTGTACGGCACCGGCCAGGACAAGATTGTGTCCGTCTTCGCAGATGTTCTGGGGAAGCCATTCGTCACCCGCTCTGCATTTCAGGAAGTCAGCGTTGCTGACCAAGGGCTTGTGGTTGGCATTCCGGCAGAACTCGCTGCAAAGGACATTACCTCCCGCAACAAGGAGCTCGTCGTGGCGATCAACGCCCACTGTGTCAACCTTGGGATGCCACCAGATGTCTTCCTCTCAGCTCAGTGCGACTACGAGTTTCTCTACACCGAAGCACCATTCTTTCGTCGAGACTTGTCCAGATTCATCTCTTTCACTCTCGGCCAGATCTGCCACCACGAAACGTTGATGCAAAAACCACGAACGTACTTCATCTCTACTACGTTTCCAGACGTCAGTGCTGCGTTGCCGAATATCGACATCCTCACCGTCGGCGCCGACGCAGTGGAAATTCGTGTTGATCTCCTAAAGGAGCCACTCGGCGACGGCACATATTCAGCCATCCCGAGCCTTAGCTATGTCGGACAGCAGCTGATGCTCCTGCGCCAGCGGACAGAACTCCCAATAATTTTCACCACTAGGTGTACGAGAGAAAATGGTCGTTTCCCCATGGAGAACCCCGATATTTACTATGAATATCTTTACCGAGCAATTCAATGGGGAGTTGAGTATATCGACGTGGAACTCTGGCTTCCGGAAGCCATTCGAAAGAAACTTTGGGAACAGAAGGGAAGCAGTCGTATCATGTCTGCGTTTCACGACTTTTCTGGTACCTTCAAATGGCCATCGTCCCAAGCCGAGCAGGTGTACATTGAATCAAGCAAGTATGCCGATATCATCAAGATGATTGCCATCATCAACGACCACAACGAAAACTTCGAGTTGGAGTACTTCCGCTCGAAAATGCGAGCAGATTATCCGGATTCCCCGCCATTCTCTGGAGTTAACATGGGAGAAACTGGCCAGTTTTCACGTACTCTGAACAAGGTGTTCACCCCTATCACTCATCCCTTGTTGCCAATAGTCGCAGCCCCAGGTCAAATGAGCGCGTCGGAGATAAACGCGGCTTTGGCACTGCTTGGGCAGCTTCCCAAGAAGAGCATATATGGCATCACAACACCAGCTTTCCGAAGTTCAACTCCGCAAGCACCATTCTATGAGAAGTGCTTCAATGAACTGGGCCTGCCGCATTACTTTGCCGTTGTAGAGCGCTTGCCAAACAACTTTTCAAGCATGGAGGCTTGGTGTAATCAAAAGAACTTTGGTGGTGCCTACCTCAGCCCGCCGGTGTCGTGGAGTAGCCTACTCAAGGCCAGCCCGTTCTTCGCTTCGCTCAACGGCGGCAAGGGCGCGGAGTTGACTGAGGCAGCTCGCCTGATTGGTACTGTGGACACAATCATAGTCAAGTCGGGTTCCTCGTCCTCGGCATCTTCTGCCCCAGCGTCGATTCCCTCGAGCCCTCGTCATGGGCACCATGACTCTTTCGGCCACTTGGGGTCACACATCTCCGGCCTGCCTCCGAATACATCATTGATCTTGGACAATGCTAGCTGGCGTGGTATCATCAGCACACTGACCAGAGATATGGCGCCTTCTGCCTACTTCGGCCGAACTGCTGTTGTGCTGGCTTCATCTGGAGAAGATGCTGCATCAGTTATGTACGCGCTGAAAGCACTCCGTATGGCAAAGATATATACCGTTGGCTTTCGAACACCGCCAGCTCTGGCCCGTGATGGACCCGTCATTGAGCCGTTCAACAGTCTGGAGAGCCTCAAGAAAGCACAAACTGTGAGCGACGATGGTGCTCCCTTTTTATTTGTTTCGGCGCTTGGGGCAGATAAGAGCAACCTCGTCGGTATGCTGGTGCGTGTCTTTGGCGCCAATGTGCGAGGAAGCACAAACTTCAAGAAAGTCTTCCTCGATCTCGCCGACACCGCAGGTGCAAGAAAAGGCGGCGATCCAGGCCTCATTGCTCAGCAGGCGGGATTTTCGGCGTATGGTGTTGCTGATACGGCCGCCTTTACCACCGTCGAGACTCTGAGGCTGCTGGTCGGTCAGAATGTGCCCTACAGTTTTGTCAGACTGGCAAGCGGCAGGGGCATGTTCTGAGTCGTGTATAGAGGATCAGCATCTGAGCTTCGCCAGTCCTTCGGATGTCTAAGAGGCCGGCTTTATCTGCGTCTCCTTGGTCTGTTGGACTGGAGGAGCTTCGAACTGGACCATAGCAATAGTTTGTATGTGCCAACACCGCAATCCTATGTCGACCACGACCTATGCCGGGCCACAAGAAGCAATATGAACCTGCGGCCAAGCTCCAGATCCCAGGAAGCCAGGCCACAGGCCGAGGCCTGTGGAGTTCCCCACGATAGCCAAGACAAACCATCGGCTGTCACCCCCAGTGCGGAGAACGGAGGGAGCGATCGAGCCAGGCCCGATGCTGCATTTCCATGTCGGCTCGGGACCTGGAAACTGGAGCTTGAGACCCACAAAGCCATTTCCGATGTCAGGTCTCCGAGGAGGAGCTGTGCAAAGCGGAAGTGTGGACGCGGAAATGGTGCAGAGAAGGGCCTTATTGAGCGGACGACTCATCGGGCAAGGAGATGGCCCATTGCATGAATGGCGTTTATTTGGAAGAGAAATGTGCGGGTCAGAAGAGAGATGAGATGGTTTGTAGGGGGGGCATTTACAAGATCTAGTTCTACATAAGGTAGCTCACGGGTAAGGACGAACATCAACAAGGCGTGTTTTCCGCTTTCGAAGGTGCCGCCTCTTCTTTGTTTCGTTTTCAGTTTAAAGCGTGGGATTATCGAGACACAGTCGTGTCTGTGACAATGTCATGTAGACAACGACCATTGGCAGTCCTCTAGAGAGGACTGTCACTTTTCTGCGTATGGACTAAATGCAATTCGTTACGGTCAAGACAAGAAATCTTCTCATGTGAAATTTTCTACTGAACACCCCTTTTGTTATCGCTCTTCGCAAGCCCGTTTCTGACGCTCCTCTACCTCTGATCTCGGAATGATCCAGGCCTTTGCCCCTACTTTGCAAAGATACGTCGACGCGATCGCGGCTACGGATGGGTACCTGGAGCGGCGGAAAACAATAAGATCTACAGGGTCTATCAGGGTCTTCGTATTGTAGGGTATCCTGGGAGAAGGGAGAGAAAGGGGGGAGGACGATCGCCAAACGAGGAGGGCTCAAGGTTGTGCCAGTGTAATCTGATGACGATGGATATCCTACCCACCAACTTGCCATTGTATCAACGGGTCAAGTGTGGGCGAGAGCCATGCTGAGGTTGATGGCCAGCGGGTAAAGAAGCAGCCAGCCACCTGCGGATACGGCTCAATGTGTCCATGGTGATCCTCTCGCCATCCGGGCCTTCCCAAAGCCGTGACGTTACATTATGTGGAAAGCTGACATGGCTGGGTCATCGGCTCTGTGGTTTGTGTTTGACAGACCGTAGTGAAGGTGACAAGCCCAGCTTGGGAAAGTGGTAAGAGTTCCCGTCCCATCTCGGTCTAAGCAAAGGTTAAGGCAGTGGAAGCCCCGCGCACTCCACACGCCATGCTCACCCCGTCTCGGCGAAGTCGGACTATTCACAGCCACTGGGACTCGGCCACCAGCTGAAAAGGGTCAAGGCAGGAGAAGAAAGGCCGTTCCCCTCTCCTCACCAGAGCTGGGATGGTgatgggtggtggtggtgttggtgaCGTCTAGAGAAGGCAACGAGAAGGAAGCCTTCTCTCCCCTCCACCCCAATGGACCAGAGAACACCCTCGTCATGCAAGGGCGGGAAACGAAGACCGTGCCGTCCCCTGCGCTGGTCTGGGTGTGGCCGTCCCCAGTCGAGCCGATCGGGAACTGCGTTTTAACGAACAGGGCAAGGGCGAAAGAATATTGGATCGACGAATGGGACGCGGATATCACCGCGATTGGGGCTGGCTCAGGCGAGAGGACGGCGCGCAGAAAATCTCGAGAGTGTGGGCGTGGCGTATCTCGATGACGGGCAGGGCAAAGGGACTTGCCGCATGCTCCGGGGGACTGAATCATATCACAAGTGTCCTGATATTGAAACCAGCACATAGCCTAGCTCAGTATCTCGGATGTGCTGGGGACGAAGAAAAGAAGTAGGCCTTGTCTAGAGGGGTGTGAGTGGAATCTGAACTCTTTTTGCTTCAAAGTCCCTGCGGTGTTTGTATTTCTGAATTGCCTCCTCAGCCCTCGAAAGCAACCTATGCCTTGTAACCAGAACATTTTGACGTGTCGCGACATCAGAGAGAAGGGCAAACCGAAGTGAACAAGCTGGTGGTGTAACAGACGCCGAGATCCATCCACGGACTGACACGATATAGCGCGCATGTACATGTCGGTCTGACTGCTGACCATGCCATCCCGTTGCAGGGGATTCATCGGTCGCTCTCGGCAAGGCCAGGTCTGCTATCGACGCGTCTGTAACTGTATGGTCATGGGCCGCTGCTGAATCACACATTGCTAGTCTCCCTCACAAACGTCCGCAAAGACCGTAAAGAGGCATACACAGTGATAGAATTGCGAATTCGTCTGGTAAGAAGGGCGTCAGCAGACTAATACCGGGTTGACGTTGACGGCCTAAACCCTGGGGACTCAAGTTTGGCCAGGCTTGACGCACTCGCTGGTGTCCCCTACACAACAAAGTGGCAGCCAGCCGTTGTTGGGGGTGGCTGACATGGCTGTTGTCGATGACTCGCTATTCGCTATATGTCATCGCGAGGCGTCGTCGTTGCACGGGACGTTAGCCCCCGTTTCTGCCCATAATGGGTCAAGACGAACGTCGCCCCGTCTCCTCCTCTCAGTAGCTCTCCAAACGCTTTTATTGCCATGTCCCAGTGGCGTGTCGGGTCGGCATTTCTTAATGGTCAGGTGTTGCAGAGCACACGTGTAGTAGCTGAGAGTCATTGTGTAGTTCTGTACGAAATCAGGGTTCAAGACCTGCAGAAGGTAGTGGATGCGCGGAGGAGTGTGGGGAGAGAGAGGGGGACGCTGCGCGGAGTCACGAATCGATGGTCTCCTTCGACCCCAGCTTCGGACAAAGGTCTCGAGTCAGAAGTAGATGGTCCGGCTTCGTTCCCCAAATTCTCCAAATTCTGCGAGGGCCGTGATGGTGATTGGTACGGCTGGAAGACGCCGTTGGGATGGAGGTGACGAGTCTGACTGGGTCAAGAGACCTTGTGGGACGGGTGCGCGCCTAACCGCCCATAAGCTTAAACAAGAACATGCAAGGGAACTTTGGAGTGGATGGAGGGCGAAGCTGTGAGAGAGTGTGGTCCGATACATTAGGATTCATGAGTTGTTGACTTACGAAAGGATCATAGTCTTGGATGGTGTTGTCAGAGCTCTCGAATCAACGAGCTCTGAGCAGAGTTTGGTCCTTTCATTGCATGTTCCGGCAGTTTGTACAATGAAGGCGTGGATACTGCCCTGACTCCCGCATAGCTAGTTTCCGTGCACACGGAGAGCCCGGCTCGATAAATGAAGGCAACGCCATGACAGGTAGGTGAACCATGCCATCAGCCGCAGTCGAAAATTGCTGTCCAGGCCATCCCTCTGAACGCCACGGACGGGGACGGGGTACTCTAATGAGATACCTTGAGCTTAGAAGTCCAATGTTCGCCTGCAAATAGGCATGAACAGACAACCCCTTCCGATCTAGTGCCTGTATGATGTAGATTAAGTGACAACCCATCGTCGGCCCTGCTCCGGCAGAACGTTATTGCGCTGCCCAATTCCTTCTATTAACCATGTCGCAGCTTTTGTAGGGCTATCTTGGACGTTCCCGGCGGTCCGACAGCCTTTTCAACCGAAAAGACCGTGCTTGCTGTAGAATCATACCTGACTGATAGCTGACAGTGATATAGATCCTCGGTTGGTGAGCCGGTGCGAGGATCGTCAGGACAGCCTATGGAATGGAATATGGAACAAGTTGCTAAGAGCGGTAGGTGACATTGGCTGAAACGATATCGCAAAGGCTTTCCTGTGATAAGTACAGGGGAGTTGTGGTATTGGTTTATGACTGGCCTTTCCTTCAGTCCGGGTGGCGGCAGTTGTGGGTGTAGTATGACCGTCGTTGCTTGGCGATACAGGTGTTCTCTGCTTCCAGTCTTCTTTCCCGTCACATTATGACGGCCCTTGCCATGCTGTCAAGGTCGTGTCAGAGCCTCGGACCTTTCCAGACGGGTGCCGAGCAACTTGGACGAGGGGCTAAATAAGTTCGAGAAATTAGATGCGGGTTTGCCATCATGAGATTGGACGGCCGTAACCCGGAGCCGAGACCGGCGGCTCGAGAGAACCGCGTTTTGCTCCTTGCTAAGTTGTTCTTGAGCTCTGACGGGGCTCCTGTGTTACGTCTAGGACCCACGCGTGGCGGTCAAGACTCGGATGCAACAACGGCATAGAGATTGGTGATGGGGAAATGGCCCAAGGCGATCCGAATAAGGTAAAGAACATCCGAAGCTTAAATTTCAGGTCATCGCGTCGTTTCTCACCTCCGAGCGGTTTGGAACGCCCAAGTCTCGCCGCGCCAAGAGAGCAAACTTGCGTCAACGGCGTCAAAATAGAGAGAAAACGGTATCTCTGCTTGGCAACATACACTTTCCCCTTCAACAATCGTATCCACCAAGTTGTGGGTTGGGGTTTAGCTCAGCAGACGGGAGATGGATGCAGAGTCGAAGCTTCTCTCGGCAACATATCTGAGTCAATGTCTGATAATGGTGGATGGCCTCTTGTTGAACAGTGCTCTCTTTCCACTACACCTCATTTGAGAGGCGGCAGCTTGAGCATTCGGATGGCTAACCCTATTACTGATCCATGCGTCGAGAGACACACTGCAGCCACGTGTGTAACAATTTTTCTCTGCCGTGGTGCCGTGCTCACTTCAAACCGCCCGTCTCATGCGTTCGTGTTGAGGCTTGGAAGGCATGGACGTTGGCCCCCAATCTGGAGATTGCGGCCGTTGTTCTTTTTGCCTCGGTGCAGTAGTGCTGGAAACCGTCTCGCAAATTGAATGGCTGTTGGGCGTTGTGGCTGTATGCACACCATCGAACCCGGGCCTGGAACGAAGCGGCATGAGCAGCATGTATCGGGCTATTCCCATAGGAGACCAGCGAACCCCAGTCAGGGCCTTTTGGATGCCGCGGTGCCCGGCCTGTGTCGGGCTCTTCAACTCTTACTCTTGGAGTCCCCCACCTGGCACCTTCGGCCGCTATTCGGCTCTGGAGAGCATGAGGGAACAAGGTCTCTGGATGTCATGTGTACAGGTGCGGGGCAAGCTGTGTGCACCAACGTATGAATGCGACTTGCCAATGTTCACTCCTAGGTCGTCAAGACTTACTCAACGAAGGTCTCGAGAAAGTGCCGGAGATGCCAGCCGGGGCTGGGTTCCGTTAGTTGCTCGCTGTAATTGCGACTTTGGGCGAGGCCCGTTGGAAAGTGTCCACCTCTTTTGTGGGGGGATGCCTTTGTTGAAGTTTGAACAGTAGGCCAACTTGTCAATCAAGCTTGGGTTTATGGAGGCAGTCGTCGGTACGAATAGACTCTTTCAGCGTGGACGATGTCCTTCGTTCGAGATGGCCAATCTATGTGAAGGCAAAAGTGATGGTTTGACGCTGACGACAAGGTTGATACCATGACATGACTCTTGTATGATGCAGGATATCGAGCAGAAGCAAGGGAGGACGAGCAAGTTGTGGCTTTGCTTTACGCGTGGATGATGCTGTGGCGGATCTACGAGCAATCCGGGGAAAGTCCCTCGGGCCCAAGCCAGGGTGTCAGTGTCGAGCTCCAGGATACAGACGAAGACTCGCCGCGGATGGCTTGCGCTGCTTCAATTCGGCACTGACCAACGTCAGTCGTCCATGATCTGGTTCAAAGCATGCTCTGATTCGAGCGGTAGCCAGCATGTGTAGCCGTTCTCTATGTCGTCGAAAGGGGATCCACGGGAAAATGTGAACTTGAGTCAGCCCGTACTTAACGGTTTCTACATTTGGGGTTAGAGTTGTTGCAAGTACTTCCTAGCGACATCGAACGAACCATAGCGGGAACCCCATCCCCCGAAGAGTTGAGACGCACTTGGCATTGAGCGAGATGGAGGGCATCAGCAGGAGGACAAAAGCAGAAAGCTTCTCCGCATCGATCGGCATGGTCTCCGCTCCCCTTCGACCGGAGGCTCTTGGTGGAATGTTCTCCAATTCTTCTCGACATTGTGATGTGATGGTTTGGGTGACGAAGGCAGTAGCGGAGGCGCAGACGTGCCTGTGCCTGTGCTATCCCCTCCAAGATCTCTGGTCCCGAGCCGCCCCCCCTTGCGGGAGAGAATGCTGGCGAGCCGGGATCATCGCCATGCATTGACCATATCTAGTTGCCATGTGGTGCGATCCTTTCGTGCAGACACGCAGACTGGCAAACTCGCTACCTGGCACCGAATATGTAGAGCTATGAGCTAAGATAGACGAGCGGATGGTTGATAAGAGGAAAGTTATTGGTCGAAGGTAGAGTGAGCAGACATAAGCTGCGCTCTTATGGCTGTGTTAGGTCGGATCGGAGGGCGGGTGAGATTCCATTTCTATGCGGGATGGGTGGCCAGAGTAGCAACTCGCCGTCTAGACCGATACAATGCATTCGCCCTTTTGTTATAAGGAAGGGATGAGACGGGCGTAGAGCTGTTTACTTGGTCCTAATCTGTGGCAAGCATCCGCAATGTTGTTACTATCGGGCGTTGATATGTTGCAGCGATAATGATGAGACGACGGTCCACCGTGGCCGGTTTCTTCACGGCGCTTCTCTACGGCTTTGGTACCCAGGATGCCAAGGCCCTGGAATCCATAGATGCAAGTGCCTATCGATGTTATCTCGCAAGGTAAGCGCAAGACGGGTTTGAACGTCCCAATCGAGGAGCTGCGAAGCTATCCTCGGCACGGCAAGAAGAACATTCATCCCAATTTTCTCAAGTCTAGGTCGATCTCTAAATGTCCTTCCTAATGTGCAACTGTCTGACAAGGCTCACCGCCCGTAGTAACGACGGAAGGTTCGCTCGTCATCGGTCAGTAATCAG
Proteins encoded in this region:
- a CDS encoding 3-dehydroquinate dehydratase, coding for MVGSGNQDVEMDVDRNASPAITMGTRFGSAPQRGDTRIVVILYGTGQDKIVSVFADVLGKPFVTRSAFQEVSVADQGLVVGIPAELAAKDITSRNKELVVAINAHCVNLGMPPDVFLSAQCDYEFLYTEAPFFRRDLSRFISFTLGQICHHETLMQKPRTYFISTTFPDVSAALPNIDILTVGADAVEIRVDLLKEPLGDGTYSAIPSLSYVGQQLMLLRQRTELPIIFTTRCTRENGRFPMENPDIYYEYLYRAIQWGVEYIDVELWLPEAIRKKLWEQKGSSRIMSAFHDFSGTFKWPSSQAEQVYIESSKYADIIKMIAIINDHNENFELEYFRSKMRADYPDSPPFSGVNMGETGQFSRTLNKVFTPITHPLLPIVAAPGQMSASEINAALALLGQLPKKSIYGITTPAFRSSTPQAPFYEKCFNELGLPHYFAVVERLPNNFSSMEAWCNQKNFGGAYLSPPVSWSSLLKASPFFASLNGGKGAELTEAARLIGTVDTIIVKSGSSSSASSAPASIPSSPRHGHHDSFGHLGSHISGLPPNTSLILDNASWRGIISTLTRDMAPSAYFGRTAVVLASSGEDAASVMYALKALRMAKIYTVGFRTPPALARDGPVIEPFNSLESLKKAQTVSDDGAPFLFVSALGADKSNLVGMLVRVFGANVRGSTNFKKVFLDLADTAGARKGGDPGLIAQQAGFSAYGVADTAAFTTVETLRLLVGQNVPYSFVRLASGRGMF